A region of the Desulfovibrio inopinatus DSM 10711 genome:
AGGGGATTCCAGTTTTATTCTTTCTATGATAGAATTTTCATCAATGATATTGCTGTTTTTTGTCTATCAATTTGTAACAAAGACATGGAGGCGTTGTTATTTATGCTTCGCTGCTTCTATAAAAAAATATCAACATATTGCTACATGTATTTCTTCATCTTTACTTGTCTTATAATTCATACTTCCAATGTATATGCAGAAACGTTTAAACCTCTTATTATTTACGAAGGAAACATTGAGGGAAATTCTTTCAATAAAACAATTCATGAAGGCGTGGAGCATTTTGTTGAGAAAACAGGGGAGGCGTGCAAAGAAATCATTGTAAGCAATAAGCAAAACGATTATATGAAGAACTTAAAGAAAAGTTGCAACGAAGGATACAGCCCCATATTTCTTCTTTATGGAAACCACTTTGAAGCTCTTCCCGCCTTTGTGCATCAATATCCCAGTATTCGTTTTATTACGCTTGGCATTGTGAAAGATGAACCGAATTTATTTTCTCTTGATTTTGCAGAGCATGAAGGGTCATTTCTCGCTGGTGCATTGGCGGCGATGGCCTCAAAAAGTAAAATCATTGGTTTTGTTTCCGTTTCTGACCTCCCACTTATGCGACGTTTTTCTTGTGGATACAGACAAGGAGCAAAATACATTGATCCTGACATCACGGTACTTGTCGGATTTATTGGGTCGTATCAGAATGCGTGGTTTGATGGTAAAGCGACAGCCAAAATGGCCAATGAATTTATGGACGAAGGGG
Encoded here:
- a CDS encoding BMP family ABC transporter substrate-binding protein, which encodes MLRCFYKKISTYCYMYFFIFTCLIIHTSNVYAETFKPLIIYEGNIEGNSFNKTIHEGVEHFVEKTGEACKEIIVSNKQNDYMKNLKKSCNEGYSPIFLLYGNHFEALPAFVHQYPSIRFITLGIVKDEPNLFSLDFAEHEGSFLAGALAAMASKSKIIGFVSVSDLPLMRRFSCGYRQGAKYIDPDITVLVGFIGSYQNAWFDGKATAKMANEFMDEGADVI